From one Candidatus Methylomirabilis sp. genomic stretch:
- a CDS encoding EF-Tu/IF-2/RF-3 family GTPase produces the protein MPEMKVGYVNEYFAKVGVAGIEITEGYLVVGDTIRFKGHTTDFIQRVDSIQLEHQSLQRAEPGQVIGVKVRERVRLHDQVFKVTT, from the coding sequence ATGCCGGAGATGAAGGTAGGTTACGTCAACGAGTATTTCGCCAAAGTGGGAGTAGCCGGAATTGAGATCACCGAAGGTTATTTGGTGGTGGGTGATACCATCCGCTTTAAGGGCCACACGACGGATTTTATCCAGCGGGTGGACTCGATCCAACTTGAACACCAGTCTCTCCAGCGAGCGGAACCGGGCCAGGTGATCGGGGTCAAGGTGCGCGAGCGCGTCCGCCTGCACGATCAGGTCTTCAAGGTCACAACGTAG
- the queF gene encoding preQ(1) synthase, protein MPTQPSKALEAFPNPEPGRDYEIQMTCPEFTCLCPKTGQPDFATLTLTYVPDRLCIELKSLKLYLWSFRNEGHFHEAVTNRILDDLVKACQPRFMKLVADFYVRGGIHTIITVTHQVSDRR, encoded by the coding sequence ATGCCGACACAGCCGTCGAAAGCACTTGAGGCGTTTCCTAATCCTGAGCCAGGGCGCGACTACGAGATCCAGATGACGTGTCCTGAGTTTACCTGCCTCTGCCCGAAGACCGGCCAGCCTGACTTTGCGACCCTCACGCTCACCTATGTCCCGGACCGGTTGTGTATCGAGTTGAAATCGCTCAAACTCTATCTGTGGTCCTTCCGGAATGAGGGCCACTTCCACGAGGCGGTGACAAACCGGATTCTGGACGACCTTGTCAAAGCCTGTCAACCCCGCTTCATGAAGCTGGTCGCTGACTTTTACGTTCGCGGCGGCATCCACACCATCATTACCGTCACGCATCAAGTGAGCGACCGTCGCTGA
- the glgP gene encoding alpha-glucan family phosphorylase has product MKVEKLAPRTIAYFSMEVALESPLPTYSGGLGVLAGDTLRSAADLGLSMVGVTLLYRKGYFSQQLDEEGRQHEEPAAWPIDQFLHLTDGTCQVEVEGRQVTVRAWQYLITGVSGTVVPVLLLDTDLPCNDPYDRTLTNYLYGGDQRYRLCQEVILGVGGVRILRVMGYTRVFRFHMNEGHAALLALELLAEALKQTPQQAEDAIDQVKRLCVFTTHTPLPAGHDQFPLDLAQRILDADHWKALQTLTQPLSCCNGSLNMTCVGLHLSNYVNGVTKRHGEVSRTMFPNLPIDSITNGVHSATWTAPAFRALYDRYTPDWREDSFCLRYALGIPLDAIRQAHDEAKQLLIREVNRTANAAFDQHTFTIGFARRATSYKRPDLLFFDPERLRRISVQRGPLQVIFSGKAHPKDEEGKALIQKIFHWAKELAPEVKIAYLPNYDMELGLLLTSGADLWLNTPQPPYEASGTSGMKAAHNGVPSLSVLDGWWLEVLVEGVTGWAIGSRDNGTVVERRDDKDAEELYCKLEDTILPLYYLDPTRWAEVMRFTIALNASFFNTDRMIHEYATHAYRDR; this is encoded by the coding sequence ATGAAAGTTGAGAAACTCGCGCCGCGAACTATCGCCTACTTCTCTATGGAGGTCGCACTCGAAAGCCCTCTGCCCACCTACAGCGGAGGGCTTGGCGTATTGGCGGGCGATACGCTGCGCAGCGCGGCCGACCTGGGGCTGTCCATGGTCGGTGTGACGCTGCTATATCGAAAGGGCTACTTTTCTCAACAGCTCGATGAAGAGGGGCGCCAACATGAGGAGCCTGCAGCATGGCCTATAGATCAATTCCTCCACCTCACGGACGGTACATGCCAGGTGGAGGTCGAAGGACGACAGGTTACCGTACGCGCATGGCAATATCTGATTACCGGGGTATCGGGTACCGTCGTTCCAGTGTTACTGTTGGATACTGATCTGCCCTGCAACGATCCCTATGACCGTACGCTGACCAACTACCTGTATGGCGGTGATCAGCGGTATCGCCTGTGCCAGGAGGTCATTCTCGGTGTGGGCGGTGTACGCATACTGCGGGTGATGGGGTACACCCGGGTCTTCAGGTTCCACATGAACGAAGGCCATGCCGCCCTGCTGGCTCTGGAACTATTGGCTGAGGCGCTCAAACAGACGCCCCAGCAGGCGGAAGACGCCATCGATCAGGTGAAGCGCCTCTGTGTCTTCACGACTCACACGCCGCTTCCCGCCGGCCACGATCAGTTCCCCCTCGATCTGGCCCAACGCATCTTGGATGCGGACCACTGGAAGGCGTTACAAACTCTCACACAACCCCTCAGTTGCTGTAACGGCTCGCTCAATATGACATGTGTCGGACTCCATCTGAGCAATTATGTCAACGGGGTGACCAAACGACACGGCGAGGTGTCACGTACCATGTTCCCGAACCTCCCCATCGACTCCATCACTAACGGCGTGCATTCCGCCACCTGGACCGCCCCGGCATTTCGCGCCCTGTATGATCGGTACACCCCGGATTGGCGAGAGGATAGCTTCTGCCTGCGGTATGCCCTCGGCATTCCCCTCGATGCCATTCGGCAGGCCCATGACGAGGCAAAGCAGTTGCTGATTAGAGAAGTCAACAGAACGGCCAACGCGGCCTTCGACCAGCATACCTTCACCATAGGCTTCGCACGGAGGGCGACGTCCTACAAGCGCCCGGATCTCCTTTTTTTTGATCCGGAGCGGCTCAGGCGTATTTCGGTCCAGCGCGGCCCGTTGCAGGTGATCTTTTCCGGAAAAGCGCATCCCAAGGATGAAGAGGGAAAGGCGCTCATTCAAAAAATATTCCACTGGGCGAAAGAGCTGGCGCCTGAGGTCAAGATCGCCTACCTGCCCAACTACGATATGGAGCTGGGCCTGTTGCTCACCTCAGGCGCGGACCTCTGGCTGAATACGCCACAGCCGCCATATGAAGCATCCGGCACCAGCGGGATGAAGGCGGCCCACAACGGGGTGCCGAGCCTCAGCGTGCTCGACGGCTGGTGGCTGGAAGTGCTTGTGGAAGGGGTGACGGGCTGGGCTATCGGTTCTCGAGACAACGGAACAGTAGTCGAGAGGCGAGATGACAAGGACGCAGAGGAACTCTACTGTAAGCTGGAGGACACGATCCTGCCTCTCTACTACCTCGACCCCACCCGATGGGCGGAGGTGATGCGATTTACTATTGCGCTCAACGCCTCTTTCTTCAATACAGATAGGATGATCCACGAGTACGCCACGCACGCCTACCGCGATCGATAG
- a CDS encoding TetR/AcrR family transcriptional regulator has product MGARLSAEERREQIVEVAVELFSRKGFRGTRTREIAETAGISEAMIYRHFATKRELYSAIIEAKSVTEELLASAAAAAKRKDDAGVLRALGLKMIEQTEADPSLMRLLLFSALEGHELSEIFFESRVKRLHEFLSSYIRGRIKEGRFRSIDALVVARGFIGMIVHYLLIHKLFGVKRPPRSSPEEVVEQFVSIFLKGIEQ; this is encoded by the coding sequence ATGGGAGCGCGTCTGAGTGCTGAAGAACGCCGGGAGCAGATTGTCGAGGTGGCGGTGGAGCTGTTTTCTCGGAAAGGGTTCAGAGGGACCAGAACGCGCGAGATTGCTGAGACTGCCGGCATCAGCGAGGCGATGATCTACAGGCACTTTGCGACGAAGCGCGAGCTGTATTCCGCGATCATCGAGGCGAAGTCGGTGACGGAGGAGTTGCTGGCGAGCGCAGCGGCAGCCGCCAAAAGGAAAGACGACGCCGGCGTCCTGCGGGCGCTAGGCCTGAAGATGATCGAGCAGACGGAGGCCGACCCAAGCCTCATGCGACTCCTGCTGTTCAGTGCGCTCGAAGGGCATGAGCTCTCCGAGATCTTCTTTGAATCCCGGGTCAAAAGGCTGCACGAGTTTCTGAGCAGCTACATCCGAGGACGGATCAAGGAGGGACGGTTCCGCTCGATCGATGCGCTGGTTGTCGCCCGCGGGTTCATCGGGATGATCGTCCATTATTTACTGATCCATAAGCTGTTCGGCGTCAAACGCCCGCCTCGCTCCTCACCGGAAGAGGTTGTCGAGCAGTTCGTATCGATTTTTCTAAAGGGGATTGAGCAATGA
- a CDS encoding efflux RND transporter permease subunit — translation MSLIEICVKRPVFATMLIISLVVMGLASFRELGLDVFPKVDMPTVTITTRLEGASPEEIESNITKRIEEAVNTINGIDELRSTTIEGQSQVFVTFVLERKIDEAANDVREKVAAVVSAFPQGTEAPAIEKFDPDAAPIMAIVVSGKRSAREITELADKKIKRQLETVKDIGAVTLVGDRKREIQLVVDPHRLEAYNLSIQQVKAAVQRQNVEIPGGNITWQTREQGLRTLGRIERAEDWGDLIVADYKGAPVRIRDIGAALDGEEEPRTLSRLDGKNAVSLLVQKQSGTNTVAVVERVKAKLQEIAQTVPPDVKFQVVRDMSRFIKRSIAEVEEHLMLGGLLASLIVAFFIGRLVRREQVVLGALLAGLTLAFFYGDPELLLTVVVGSIVVTVILFLSTARLRPAFIAAISIPASIIATFTIMRIAGFTLNNLTMLGLSLSTGIVIDDAIIVLENIFRHIEEEHRPPMEAAVTGAKEIVLAVMATTLSLVVIFLPVAFMGGLVGRFWNSFGLTATFAILVSLLVAFTLTPMLSARMLKPVVSSVEPSEEFGEGHDGHRAHDQGSKATRVYAFLERHYDRLLVWCLNHRAVVLLLAVFLLLSTVLIGRLMKPDFVVDDDMSEFEVIVETPPGSSLDRSDRILQRLEADLKTIPEVEHLFTSIGVQGKDRANITDASIYVGLTHLRQRTRSQQAIMQEVRQMFRTHPDLRISVQQIGLISGGGFKQTPFNLVLRGPDLQQLDGYAQALIKRLTAIPGFVDVDTSQAQRRPEVQVQIDRQKASDLGIRAEDVALTLRTMVGGEKVGFYREGGEQYDVRLRLKDDYRKDASVISALTVPTVTGRLVKLNNIVRLNPGRAPAQIDRYAQERQITVQANLHQMALGEATAQADAAIKAIAMSPGYSTAYLGRGKLMAEAFYNFAIAFVLSIAFIYIVLAAQFESFIHPITIMVSMFLSIPFGLVSLLAAGQTLNIYSVMGLFLLMGVVKKNAILQVDFTNVLRGRGKPRYEAQLEADRARLRPILMTTLAIIAGMLPVALGKGDGAASRASLATAVVGGQTLCLLITLLVTPVIYSYFDDLRGLRIVSWLYEFRLRTWLQDGKERV, via the coding sequence ATGTCCTTAATTGAAATCTGCGTCAAGCGGCCTGTCTTCGCCACGATGCTCATTATCTCCCTCGTGGTCATGGGACTGGCGTCCTTCCGGGAGCTAGGGCTCGATGTCTTTCCCAAGGTCGATATGCCCACCGTCACGATCACGACGAGGCTGGAAGGCGCGAGCCCGGAGGAGATCGAGAGCAACATCACGAAGCGGATCGAGGAAGCCGTCAACACGATCAACGGGATCGACGAACTGCGGTCGACCACCATCGAGGGGCAGTCCCAGGTCTTTGTGACGTTTGTCCTGGAGCGCAAGATCGACGAGGCGGCCAACGATGTCCGGGAGAAGGTGGCGGCGGTCGTCTCGGCGTTTCCCCAGGGGACCGAGGCCCCGGCGATCGAGAAGTTCGACCCCGACGCGGCTCCGATCATGGCGATTGTCGTCTCGGGCAAGCGCTCGGCCCGCGAGATTACGGAACTCGCCGACAAGAAGATCAAGCGGCAGCTCGAAACCGTCAAGGACATCGGGGCAGTCACCCTTGTCGGCGACCGGAAGCGGGAGATCCAGCTTGTCGTGGATCCCCACCGCCTCGAGGCCTACAACCTCTCGATCCAACAGGTCAAAGCGGCTGTCCAGCGTCAGAACGTTGAGATCCCTGGAGGCAACATCACCTGGCAGACGCGGGAGCAGGGGCTTCGGACGTTGGGGCGGATCGAGCGGGCTGAGGATTGGGGCGACCTGATCGTGGCGGATTATAAGGGTGCCCCAGTCCGGATTCGAGACATCGGCGCCGCGCTGGACGGCGAAGAGGAGCCCCGCACCCTCTCCCGCCTTGACGGCAAGAACGCCGTCTCCCTCCTGGTCCAGAAGCAGTCCGGGACCAACACCGTGGCCGTCGTCGAGCGAGTCAAGGCGAAGCTTCAAGAGATCGCACAGACCGTGCCGCCGGATGTCAAGTTCCAGGTGGTGCGCGACATGTCGCGATTCATCAAGCGCTCGATCGCAGAGGTGGAGGAGCACCTGATGCTGGGTGGGCTGCTGGCCAGCCTCATCGTGGCCTTCTTCATCGGGCGCCTCGTGCGACGGGAACAGGTCGTCCTGGGCGCACTGTTGGCGGGTCTCACCCTGGCGTTCTTCTATGGCGATCCGGAGCTGTTACTCACGGTCGTGGTCGGGTCGATTGTCGTTACCGTCATCCTCTTCCTTTCAACCGCTCGCCTTCGGCCCGCCTTCATCGCCGCGATCTCGATCCCGGCTTCGATCATCGCCACCTTCACCATCATGCGTATAGCCGGCTTTACCCTGAACAATCTCACGATGCTGGGTCTCTCCCTCTCCACCGGTATCGTCATTGACGACGCCATCATCGTACTCGAGAATATCTTCCGCCACATTGAGGAGGAACATCGTCCCCCGATGGAGGCGGCGGTGACCGGCGCCAAGGAGATTGTCCTGGCAGTCATGGCCACGACCCTCTCGCTGGTGGTCATCTTCCTCCCTGTCGCCTTCATGGGGGGGCTCGTGGGACGGTTCTGGAACAGCTTTGGCCTGACGGCGACCTTCGCCATCCTCGTCTCGTTGCTGGTAGCGTTCACCCTGACCCCGATGCTCTCCGCCCGGATGCTGAAGCCTGTGGTGAGCTCGGTCGAACCATCGGAGGAGTTCGGCGAAGGCCATGATGGACACCGAGCGCACGATCAAGGATCCAAGGCGACGCGCGTCTATGCCTTTCTGGAGCGCCACTACGATCGGCTCCTCGTCTGGTGCCTGAACCACCGGGCTGTTGTCCTGCTGCTGGCCGTGTTCCTGTTGCTCTCAACCGTCCTCATCGGCAGGCTGATGAAACCGGATTTCGTTGTTGATGACGACATGAGCGAATTCGAGGTCATCGTCGAGACGCCGCCCGGCTCCTCACTCGACCGGAGCGACAGGATCCTTCAGCGGCTTGAGGCCGATCTGAAGACCATCCCTGAGGTGGAGCACCTGTTCACCAGCATCGGGGTGCAAGGGAAGGATCGGGCCAACATTACCGATGCCTCGATCTATGTGGGACTCACGCACCTGAGGCAGCGGACACGCTCGCAGCAGGCGATCATGCAGGAGGTCCGACAGATGTTCAGGACCCATCCGGACCTGAGAATCAGCGTGCAGCAGATCGGGTTGATCTCGGGGGGCGGCTTCAAGCAGACCCCGTTCAACCTCGTGCTGCGTGGCCCTGACCTGCAGCAGCTCGATGGCTACGCCCAGGCCCTCATCAAACGCCTCACTGCCATCCCCGGGTTCGTAGACGTAGACACCAGCCAGGCCCAGCGGCGACCCGAGGTCCAGGTCCAGATCGATCGGCAGAAGGCGTCCGATCTTGGGATCAGGGCGGAGGATGTCGCGCTCACGCTCCGGACGATGGTGGGTGGGGAGAAGGTCGGTTTCTACCGGGAGGGAGGGGAGCAGTACGACGTCCGCCTGCGACTCAAGGACGACTACCGGAAAGATGCGTCCGTCATCTCGGCCCTGACGGTGCCGACCGTTACCGGCAGGCTGGTGAAGCTGAACAATATCGTAAGACTCAACCCGGGACGGGCGCCGGCGCAGATCGACCGCTATGCCCAGGAGCGACAGATTACAGTCCAGGCGAACCTCCACCAGATGGCGCTGGGGGAGGCGACCGCCCAGGCCGATGCGGCCATCAAGGCGATAGCGATGTCTCCCGGCTACTCGACCGCGTACCTTGGCCGCGGCAAGTTGATGGCCGAGGCGTTCTACAACTTCGCGATTGCCTTTGTCCTCTCCATCGCGTTCATCTATATTGTCCTCGCGGCCCAGTTCGAGAGCTTCATCCACCCGATCACCATCATGGTCTCAATGTTCCTGTCGATCCCCTTCGGTCTTGTGAGCCTCTTGGCTGCAGGTCAGACCCTGAATATCTATAGCGTCATGGGGTTATTCCTTCTCATGGGAGTCGTCAAGAAGAATGCGATCCTCCAGGTGGACTTCACGAATGTGTTGCGCGGGAGAGGTAAGCCGCGCTACGAGGCGCAATTGGAGGCCGACCGCGCGAGGCTTCGGCCGATCCTCATGACGACGCTCGCCATTATTGCCGGAATGCTGCCGGTTGCCTTAGGCAAGGGCGACGGTGCTGCCTCCCGAGCCTCACTTGCCACGGCCGTCGTCGGCGGGCAGACCCTCTGCCTCCTGATCACGCTGCTGGTGACCCCGGTCATCTACTCGTACTTCGACGATCTCCGCGGGCTCCGGATCGTCTCGTGGCTGTACGAGTTCCGACTTCGGACGTGGTTGCAGGACGGCAAAGAGAGGGTCTAG
- a CDS encoding transcriptional regulator: protein MELTRRQEIMAMLRDGEWTLDELARNFVVPKKVIIDDLEHIARSVPKPFRLQIHPPTCEGCGYRFKGRTKFNDPSRCPMCKNEHLRSQRFRIE from the coding sequence ATGGAACTGACGCGGCGGCAGGAGATCATGGCGATGCTACGGGATGGCGAATGGACGCTGGACGAGCTGGCCAGGAATTTCGTAGTGCCCAAGAAGGTGATCATCGATGACCTCGAGCATATCGCTCGCTCCGTCCCAAAGCCCTTTCGCCTGCAGATCCATCCACCGACCTGCGAGGGGTGCGGCTACCGCTTCAAGGGTCGGACAAAATTCAACGATCCGTCTCGCTGTCCAATGTGCAAAAACGAACACCTTCGTTCCCAACGATTCCGGATCGAATAA
- a CDS encoding TonB-dependent receptor: MTGDNRMLCERAGLWTFLRSELMARVVWTLVLTWGLIVVLDHASAQAQQPPPDLTELSLEQLMSVEITSVSKREERLWESAAAVSVITGEDIRRAGVKSIPEALRLVPGLQVAQFGSNRWAISARGFNATFSNKLLVLIDGRTVYTPLFAGVFWDVQDTLLEDVDRIEVIRGPGGTLWGANAVNGVINVITKQAKATQGSYLEVGGGSEERGFVGTRYGGRVGDDLFYRGYFKYANHDNLVTATGKEAADDWRTYRGGFRLDWAPSTRDALTVQGDLYKGDFGQTLAIPSLTPPFSETPTSRDDFAGGNLLTRWKHKTADRTETTLQFYYDRTHRNELLFHEMRDTVDLELQHRFPIGARHDLIWGVGTRVTIDSIDNSASLVFTPTRRTDHLVSGFVQDQITLIPERLTLTLGSKFEQNSYSGFEAQPNARLLYAPNDWNRVWAAISRAVRTPARFERDVQTNVAAFPGPGGLTTLVQTSGNSDFASEELLAFELGYRVQPVEWLSVDLAGFYTIYDNLRTSEPGAPTLATGVSPPHIVQPFMLDNRMSGNTYGVEIASTWQPLSFWRLHLNYSYLMIELHPDPTSVEPIADERRSPRHQVQARSLLDLPWHLQFDASAFFVDRLPELAPSVPSYLRLDLRLGWRPTKTFDLSLVGQNLLDNRHPEWGGIFGVPVRPVEVQRSGYVQATWRF, from the coding sequence ATGACCGGGGACAACCGGATGCTGTGCGAGCGTGCCGGTCTCTGGACGTTCCTGAGGAGCGAGCTGATGGCAAGAGTCGTCTGGACCCTTGTGCTGACGTGGGGCCTGATCGTCGTGTTGGATCACGCTTCCGCTCAGGCCCAGCAACCTCCACCTGACCTGACAGAGCTCTCGCTCGAACAGTTGATGAGCGTCGAGATCACGTCGGTTTCCAAGCGGGAGGAGCGCCTGTGGGAGAGCGCCGCGGCCGTCTCTGTCATTACCGGAGAAGATATCCGCCGCGCAGGGGTCAAGAGCATCCCGGAGGCGTTGCGCCTGGTGCCTGGCCTCCAGGTGGCCCAGTTCGGTTCAAACCGATGGGCCATCTCGGCTCGCGGTTTCAATGCTACTTTTTCGAATAAGCTTCTGGTCCTCATAGATGGGCGGACCGTTTACACACCGCTGTTCGCCGGGGTCTTCTGGGACGTACAGGACACCCTTCTTGAAGATGTCGATCGGATCGAGGTCATCCGCGGACCTGGCGGGACTCTCTGGGGCGCGAATGCGGTCAACGGCGTGATCAACGTCATTACCAAACAGGCGAAGGCGACCCAGGGAAGCTACCTCGAGGTTGGCGGTGGGAGCGAGGAACGCGGGTTTGTGGGGACGCGCTACGGTGGGCGGGTAGGGGACGATCTCTTCTATCGGGGCTACTTCAAGTATGCGAATCACGACAACCTGGTGACCGCTACCGGCAAGGAGGCCGCCGATGACTGGAGGACATATCGGGGCGGCTTCCGGCTTGACTGGGCGCCTTCCACCCGCGATGCGCTGACGGTTCAGGGTGACCTGTATAAGGGCGATTTCGGCCAGACGCTTGCAATCCCCTCCCTCACCCCCCCCTTCTCGGAAACCCCCACCAGCCGGGACGACTTTGCGGGGGGCAATCTCCTCACACGCTGGAAACATAAGACGGCTGATCGTACTGAGACCACCCTGCAGTTTTACTACGACCGGACCCATCGGAACGAGTTGCTGTTCCACGAGATGAGGGATACGGTCGATCTTGAGCTTCAGCACCGCTTCCCCATCGGGGCGCGCCACGATCTGATCTGGGGCGTGGGGACGCGCGTGACGATCGATAGCATCGACAACAGCGCCTCGCTGGTTTTCACGCCGACGCGTCGAACTGATCATCTGGTAAGCGGATTCGTCCAGGACCAGATCACCCTGATCCCGGAGCGACTGACACTCACCCTCGGGTCGAAGTTCGAGCAAAACTCCTACTCCGGCTTCGAGGCCCAGCCGAACGCCCGATTACTGTACGCTCCCAACGATTGGAATCGGGTGTGGGCGGCGATCTCGCGGGCGGTCAGGACACCCGCCCGATTCGAACGGGATGTCCAGACCAACGTCGCCGCGTTTCCCGGCCCCGGTGGACTGACGACGCTCGTCCAAACATCGGGTAACTCCGACTTTGCCTCTGAGGAACTGCTCGCGTTTGAGCTGGGTTACCGGGTGCAGCCGGTCGAGTGGCTCTCGGTCGATCTGGCCGGCTTCTACACGATCTACGACAACCTGAGGACGTCCGAACCTGGCGCTCCTACCCTTGCGACAGGCGTAAGCCCCCCCCACATCGTGCAACCCTTCATGCTCGATAACCGGATGTCCGGCAATACGTATGGTGTCGAGATCGCCAGCACCTGGCAGCCTCTGAGCTTCTGGCGGCTGCACCTCAACTACTCCTATCTCATGATCGAACTCCACCCGGATCCGACCAGTGTCGAGCCGATAGCCGATGAACGACGTTCGCCGCGCCATCAGGTACAGGCGCGCTCTCTCCTGGATCTCCCCTGGCATCTTCAGTTTGATGCGTCGGCCTTCTTTGTCGATCGACTGCCCGAGCTGGCCCCCTCTGTTCCAAGCTACCTGCGACTCGACCTCCGCCTTGGGTGGCGTCCGACCAAGACGTTCGATCTGAGTCTGGTCGGCCAGAACCTCCTGGACAACCGACATCCGGAGTGGGGTGGCATCTTCGGTGTTCCTGTCAGACCTGTAGAGGTCCAGCGCAGCGGCTATGTGCAGGCCACCTGGCGGTTCTAA
- a CDS encoding YfiR family protein, with protein sequence MIRRRPLLTRILLVCLLLMASSVDGMLPIRITHAQPSPIEYQVKAAFLYQFFKFVEWPPQAFHATNQTICIGVVDGGPMASALQSVEGKEAKGRRVVVKRFKEPEELEFCHILFISSGMEDRMAEILDRLKGTSTLTVSDIDGFARRGGMINFITVENKIQFEINVEAAERAKLQISSHLLRLARIVSGGR encoded by the coding sequence GTGATCAGGCGGCGGCCTCTCCTTACACGCATTCTGCTGGTCTGCCTGTTGCTGATGGCAAGCAGCGTGGATGGGATGCTCCCCATCAGGATTACCCACGCCCAGCCATCGCCCATTGAATATCAGGTCAAGGCGGCCTTTCTCTATCAGTTCTTTAAATTCGTCGAGTGGCCCCCGCAGGCGTTCCATGCCACCAACCAGACTATCTGCATCGGAGTGGTTGATGGGGGGCCCATGGCGAGCGCGCTTCAGTCCGTTGAGGGCAAGGAGGCCAAGGGCCGCCGAGTCGTCGTCAAACGGTTTAAGGAACCGGAGGAGCTGGAATTCTGCCATATTCTGTTCATCAGCTCCGGGATGGAAGACCGCATGGCGGAGATTCTGGATCGGCTGAAGGGGACAAGCACGTTGACGGTCAGTGATATCGACGGGTTTGCCAGGCGCGGCGGGATGATCAACTTCATCACGGTCGAGAACAAGATCCAGTTCGAGATCAACGTCGAGGCCGCCGAGCGGGCGAAGCTGCAGATCAGCTCGCATCTGCTCAGGCTGGCGCGAATCGTATCGGGGGGACGCTGA
- a CDS encoding efflux RND transporter periplasmic adaptor subunit, with translation MRYHLLPRGIGLSLLLLLPLLGCSREQAANSAPTAKEQSIAITVGPVEARDVMRRVEVVGTLEADEEVMVYAQVSGPVDKILVDLGDRVRAGQPLLQINQADFQLQVQKAEAILQQTRTRLGALDGRDILSDDQQPVVRQAKANYDDAALWYERMQNLYKEGAVSRNDVDTAMAKRDALKAALDNALGQVRALRDQLREQQAALDLARRNLQYTVIRAPIDGSIKERDVSAGQYIAGGSMQNTKLLTLVRDDPLKLKASVPERFQGQIRPGQEVKVQVEAYPGREFSGTAKRVGPAVFTDTRTFPIEARVPNREGLLKPGSFAKARVEIRLDRGIPFIPEEAVYYFVGVTKAFVVKDGVAQERQITVGERQDGLVEIVEGLQPGEQVATSRLSQLSGGATVQVVAK, from the coding sequence ATGAGATACCACCTCCTGCCCAGAGGCATTGGGCTCTCGCTGCTTCTGCTGCTGCCCCTCTTGGGATGTTCGCGGGAGCAGGCTGCGAACAGCGCCCCTACGGCGAAGGAGCAGAGTATTGCGATCACGGTGGGCCCCGTCGAGGCTAGGGATGTGATGCGACGCGTAGAGGTTGTCGGTACCCTCGAAGCCGACGAAGAGGTGATGGTCTACGCCCAGGTGTCGGGGCCTGTGGACAAGATCTTGGTTGACCTGGGTGACCGTGTGAGGGCAGGGCAGCCGCTGCTTCAGATTAACCAGGCTGACTTTCAGTTGCAGGTTCAAAAGGCTGAGGCGATCCTCCAGCAAACACGGACACGACTGGGCGCGCTGGATGGCAGAGATATACTATCCGACGACCAGCAGCCGGTCGTTCGCCAGGCCAAGGCCAACTATGATGACGCCGCCTTGTGGTACGAGCGGATGCAGAACCTGTACAAGGAAGGGGCCGTCTCACGCAACGACGTTGATACGGCGATGGCGAAGCGCGACGCCCTGAAGGCAGCGCTTGACAACGCGCTGGGTCAGGTACGGGCGCTTCGGGACCAACTCAGGGAGCAACAGGCGGCGCTGGATCTCGCCCGTCGAAACCTCCAGTACACGGTGATCCGAGCGCCCATCGATGGCTCCATCAAAGAGCGGGACGTGTCCGCCGGCCAGTACATCGCCGGCGGCAGCATGCAGAATACCAAGCTGCTGACCCTCGTCCGTGACGATCCCCTAAAGCTGAAGGCGTCGGTGCCGGAGCGATTCCAGGGACAGATCCGGCCTGGCCAGGAGGTGAAGGTTCAGGTTGAGGCCTATCCAGGCCGCGAATTCAGCGGGACGGCAAAGCGGGTCGGCCCGGCCGTCTTTACCGACACTCGGACATTTCCGATCGAGGCTAGAGTGCCCAACCGCGAGGGGCTGTTAAAGCCGGGCTCCTTCGCCAAGGCGCGGGTTGAGATCCGGCTTGACCGCGGCATTCCCTTTATCCCGGAGGAGGCCGTCTATTATTTCGTAGGGGTCACCAAGGCGTTCGTAGTCAAGGACGGTGTCGCCCAAGAGCGACAGATCACGGTCGGCGAGCGCCAGGACGGACTGGTTGAGATCGTTGAGGGACTTCAACCTGGGGAGCAGGTAGCTACCTCGCGCCTGAGTCAACTGTCCGGCGGCGCAACGGTTCAGGTGGTCGCGAAATAA